A stretch of the Pangasianodon hypophthalmus isolate fPanHyp1 chromosome 28, fPanHyp1.pri, whole genome shotgun sequence genome encodes the following:
- the cisd2 gene encoding CDGSH iron-sulfur domain-containing protein 2, whose product MVLDTISKIIKVQLPAYLKKLPLPESIGGFARLTVSEWLRLLPLLGILALLGYLTIRPFLPKKKKQRDCLINLKIQKENPKVVNEIDIEDLRSANVCYCRCWRSKTFPVCDKSHIKHNELTGDNVGPLILKKKIL is encoded by the exons ATGGTGTTAGACACGATTTCTAAGATTATTAAAGTGCAGCTTCCGGCGTATCTGAAGAAGTTGCCGCTTCCGGAGAGCATCGGAGGCTTCGCGAGACTCACAG tttcagAGTGGCTCCGCCTCCTGCCCCTGCTCGGGATCCTGGCTCTGCTTGGTTACCTGACCATCAGGCCTTTCCTGcccaagaagaagaagcagagagACTGCCTCATCAACCTGAAGATCCAGAAGGAGAACCCGAAGGTGGTGAACGAGATCGACATCGAAGACCTGCGGAGCGCCAACGTCTGCTACTGCCGCTGCTGGAGGTCCAAAACG tttcCTGTTTGTGATAAATCACACATAAAGCACAACGAGCTGACTGGAGACAACGTCGGGCCGCTGATCCTGAAGAAGAAAATTCTATAA